One stretch of Suricata suricatta isolate VVHF042 chromosome 13, meerkat_22Aug2017_6uvM2_HiC, whole genome shotgun sequence DNA includes these proteins:
- the LOC115276684 gene encoding prorelaxin-like: MLSLILSHLLAVWLLLSLHAREIPAEENEVVKACGREYVRLRIQICGSISWSKRNRQQRGLGQAPSALSELVSSSSSASGTETLNGKLESIPDLPQELKATLSEKELSFRELQPALENSDLNLEVSENSILGRQNEAADQSLSRLGSSRLNAHSRKKRWDYIRYSDKCCHMGCTRKELHELC; this comes from the exons ATGCTGAGCCTGATCTTGTCCCACCTGCTAGCAGTCTGGCTGCTCCTGAGCCTACATGCCAGAGAGATTCCAGCCGAAGAGAACGAAGTGGTAAAGGCATGCGGCCGCGAGTACGTCCGCCTCCGAATCCAGATCTGCGGCTCGATCTCCTGGAGCAAAAGGAATCGGCAGCAGCGGGGGCTCGGGCAGGCACCCTCCGCACTCTCAG aactcgtgtcctcctcctcctccgccagTGGTACAGAAACCTTGAATGGGAAGCTGGAATCCATTCCTGATTTGCCACAGGAGCTGAAGGCAACCCTGTCTGAAAAGGAGCTATCATTCAGAGAGCTACAACCTGCACTGGAAAATTCTGATCTTAACTTGGAAGTATCGGAGAATAGTATTCTTGGTAGACAAAATGAAGCTGCAGACCAAAGTCTTTCACGATTAGGAAGCTCACGCTTAAATGCACATTCCCGAAAAAAGAGATGGGACTACATAAGGTACAGTGACAAGTGCTGTCACATGGGCTGTACTAGGAAAGAGCTTCATGAGTTATGCTGA